Proteins co-encoded in one Veillonellales bacterium genomic window:
- a CDS encoding response regulator transcription factor, which yields MRILLAEDDVRLGRLIAHMLEKENMQVDWVQRGDAAIESAMDSPYDIIIMDWMMPGESGINVCGYLRRQEYQGKIIMLTARDALEDRVLGLDTGADDYIVKPFEFAELMARIRALSRRGGLQIKEEMIQAGNLILDRATHTARQGEREIQLTSREFQLLELLVQNMGRVLSREILLDRVWGLETEVTPNNLEAYIRLLRKKIGLLGKNVLIHNVRGIGYKLEVLHV from the coding sequence ATGCGGATTCTTCTGGCTGAAGATGATGTTAGACTTGGCAGGCTGATTGCACATATGCTTGAAAAGGAAAATATGCAAGTGGATTGGGTTCAGCGGGGAGATGCTGCTATTGAATCTGCGATGGATTCACCTTATGATATAATCATCATGGATTGGATGATGCCGGGAGAATCCGGTATTAATGTTTGCGGTTATTTACGCCGACAGGAATATCAGGGGAAGATTATCATGTTAACAGCGCGGGATGCCCTGGAAGATCGTGTACTGGGGTTAGATACCGGAGCAGATGATTATATAGTTAAACCCTTTGAATTCGCTGAGCTTATGGCGCGCATTCGCGCCTTGTCCCGCCGGGGCGGACTGCAGATTAAAGAAGAAATGATTCAGGCCGGCAATCTCATTCTTGATCGCGCCACGCACACGGCCCGTCAGGGAGAACGGGAGATTCAATTAACATCCCGGGAATTTCAATTGCTGGAGCTTTTAGTCCAAAATATGGGCCGGGTACTGTCACGGGAGATATTGTTGGATCGGGTGTGGGGGTTAGAAACAGAAGTTACGCCGAATAATTTGGAAGCTTATATACGCTTACTCCGCAAAAAAATCGGCCTTCTCGGTAAGAATGTTCTCATCCACAATGTCAGGGGAATCGGCTATAAGCTGGAGGTTCTTCATGTTTAA
- a CDS encoding aspartate ammonia-lyase: MRLEHDFLGEMEVPDDAYYGVQTLRAIENFKITRQKLDPEFIISIAMVKKAAAKANMSTGRMDQTIGKALVAAAEEVIGGKLQDQFLVDPIQGGAGTSVNMNMNEVLSNRALELLGDKKGNYTHVSPNNHANMAQSTNDSFPTGIRVCALRKGRILIQALRNLAQALDEKGVEFKKVLKMGRTHLQDAVPITMGQEFAAYASAVRRGAQRIEDVLEHLHTINMGATAVGTGLNAEPEYIREVARQLSEITQEPFATADNLVDATNNTDLFAEVSAALKVTALALIKMANDFRLMASGPRCGLNELALPPRQPGSSIMPGKVNPVIPEVLDQTCYQVIGNDLAVTLGVENGQLELNVMEPVIAFNLFNSLTYLTNAVNTFNQLCVQKVQAKKEQCDSWLEGSVGIVTALLPHIGYEKSSMVAKEAYNSGRPVREIILNHKLLTKEAMDIILSPEEMTKPGIAGKQLLTK, translated from the coding sequence ATGCGGTTAGAACATGATTTTTTAGGAGAAATGGAAGTTCCTGATGATGCGTATTACGGGGTGCAGACACTGCGTGCCATAGAAAATTTCAAGATCACACGCCAAAAGCTGGACCCAGAGTTCATCATTTCCATTGCTATGGTAAAAAAGGCGGCCGCCAAGGCCAATATGAGTACCGGACGGATGGATCAAACCATTGGAAAGGCTCTGGTTGCTGCGGCGGAAGAAGTAATCGGCGGCAAGCTGCAAGACCAATTTCTTGTCGACCCCATTCAGGGAGGCGCGGGTACCTCAGTCAACATGAACATGAATGAAGTGCTGTCCAATCGTGCTTTGGAACTGCTGGGGGATAAAAAAGGCAATTATACCCATGTTTCACCTAATAATCACGCCAATATGGCTCAGTCAACCAATGATTCTTTTCCAACCGGCATCCGGGTTTGCGCCCTTCGCAAAGGCCGGATTCTGATTCAGGCATTACGCAATTTGGCGCAGGCTTTGGATGAAAAAGGCGTAGAGTTCAAAAAAGTCCTCAAAATGGGCCGCACCCATCTGCAGGACGCCGTGCCTATTACCATGGGACAAGAGTTTGCCGCTTATGCTTCAGCGGTTCGGCGGGGCGCCCAGCGTATTGAGGATGTTCTGGAGCATTTACACACCATCAACATGGGAGCGACTGCCGTGGGCACCGGTTTGAATGCGGAACCGGAGTATATCCGTGAAGTTGCCAGACAATTGTCGGAAATTACGCAGGAACCGTTTGCGACCGCCGATAATTTGGTGGATGCAACGAACAATACCGATCTGTTTGCCGAGGTATCGGCGGCGTTGAAGGTGACCGCCCTGGCATTGATTAAGATGGCCAATGATTTCCGCCTGATGGCGTCAGGTCCGCGCTGCGGCCTGAATGAATTGGCTCTGCCGCCCCGTCAGCCGGGATCTTCAATTATGCCGGGAAAAGTAAATCCGGTTATTCCTGAAGTACTCGATCAGACCTGCTATCAGGTAATCGGCAATGATTTGGCCGTTACGCTGGGAGTTGAAAACGGGCAGTTGGAATTAAATGTCATGGAACCGGTAATCGCATTTAATCTGTTTAATTCGCTTACTTATTTGACCAATGCCGTGAACACCTTCAATCAGCTCTGCGTGCAGAAAGTGCAGGCAAAAAAAGAACAATGCGACAGCTGGCTGGAAGGAAGCGTAGGCATTGTCACGGCTCTGCTGCCCCACATTGGCTATGAAAAATCATCCATGGTGGCCAAAGAAGCTTATAACAGCGGCCGGCCGGTACGGGAAATCATATTGAACCACAAACTGCTGACTAAAGAAGCGATGGATATTATCCTGTCGCCGGAAGAGATGACGAAGCCCGGCATTGCCGGAAAGCAATTGCTTACTAAATAA
- a CDS encoding ATP-binding protein: MFKKIRNRLTLLYTIIMFVLIVTFVAVSFAGLVWTIAYELKQEIRLVSQEELDERLAIYKLKGSLTLDEHESIHNSIFCYILDSNGVLVNEEKASAIQRDYVFDAIQHWDTPEGKVNINWITLPGGETTVFMMIQRQIRFDSQWVGTAYLGRDVTDYYHVLKNVLLALIMGSLLCLLTASMAGHFMAGRAMIPINQSFFRQKEFVADASHELRTPLSVLLASVDAVQRDDDNKISAFSRQVLQDMKDEICKMSKITTDLLTLARADAGVLELLKENFDIKLVAEPVIRSLQTLAQAKNIRVALAAPEQLEVYADRARISQLLFILIDNAIKYTPTNGEVKVKLESAAGKNQEWKIIVQDTGIGIAPEYQAAIFKRFYRVDKIRSRTAGGTGLGLAIAQWIVETHGGVIQVQSAVGKGSIFTVILPSRENLKNDSD; this comes from the coding sequence ATGTTTAAAAAAATCCGCAACCGTCTGACATTGCTGTATACGATCATTATGTTTGTACTGATCGTAACCTTTGTAGCAGTTAGTTTTGCCGGATTAGTCTGGACAATCGCCTATGAGCTGAAACAGGAAATTCGGTTGGTATCACAGGAAGAATTGGACGAACGATTAGCGATTTATAAGCTTAAGGGTAGTTTGACTCTTGATGAACATGAGTCAATCCATAATAGTATTTTTTGTTATATTTTAGATAGCAATGGGGTTTTGGTAAATGAAGAAAAAGCAAGCGCCATACAAAGAGACTATGTTTTCGACGCAATCCAGCACTGGGATACTCCGGAAGGAAAAGTTAATATAAACTGGATTACTCTGCCGGGTGGGGAAACGACTGTTTTTATGATGATTCAGCGGCAAATTAGATTTGACTCGCAGTGGGTAGGAACGGCCTATCTGGGAAGAGATGTTACTGACTATTATCACGTTTTAAAAAATGTACTGCTTGCACTGATTATGGGAAGTTTATTGTGCTTACTTACCGCTTCCATGGCAGGCCATTTTATGGCAGGACGGGCCATGATTCCCATTAATCAGTCTTTTTTTCGGCAAAAAGAGTTTGTGGCAGATGCTTCGCACGAACTTCGGACGCCGTTGAGTGTGTTGCTTGCATCGGTAGATGCAGTACAAAGAGATGATGATAATAAAATTTCCGCCTTTTCACGCCAGGTTCTTCAGGATATGAAAGACGAAATTTGCAAAATGTCTAAAATTACAACGGATCTCTTGACCTTGGCTCGAGCCGATGCAGGGGTGCTTGAGCTATTAAAAGAGAATTTTGATATCAAATTAGTCGCAGAGCCGGTGATTCGTTCACTGCAGACATTGGCACAGGCGAAGAACATTCGAGTGGCATTGGCGGCGCCGGAGCAGCTGGAGGTTTATGCTGATCGCGCAAGAATTAGTCAATTATTGTTCATTCTTATCGACAATGCCATCAAATATACCCCTACGAACGGTGAAGTAAAAGTGAAACTGGAATCAGCAGCCGGCAAAAATCAAGAATGGAAAATTATTGTACAAGATACCGGCATTGGCATTGCCCCAGAATATCAGGCAGCAATTTTCAAACGTTTTTATCGTGTGGATAAAATTCGTTCGCGGACAGCCGGCGGTACGGGATTGGGTCTGGCAATAGCCCAATGGATTGTTGAGACACACGGCGGGGTCATACAGGTCCAAAGCGCAGTAGGAAAGGGAAGTATTTTTACAGTAATCTTACCTTCGCGTGAAAATTTAAAGAATGACTCGGATTGA
- a CDS encoding amidohydrolase has product MDLVAKIKELTKNLEQTAIARRRDFHRYAETGWTEFRTASLVADELNRLGYQVASGDEVIDGAQMMGVPSAADLELHKKRALEQGGKAAWIAKMEGGKTGIVGILQFANPGPTVALRFDLDANDVSESTAKEHRPNQAQFASVNNGAMHACGHDGHMAVGLAVACILSQLKENLSGRIKLIFQPAEEGVRGAKAMVAKGIVDDVDYLLGMHFGLQLRKTGQAACNVTGFLATSKYDAMFTGLPAHAGAAPEAGRNALLAAAAAALNLHAIPRHSEGISRINVGIMQAGTGRNVIAPNAVIKLETRGATSRINQFMADEASRIIHSAAAMYGVDVATKEVGGAAGCNSSSALAEKLVKLAKEATIFDEIVPECHFGASEDCSYFMERVQEHGGQAAYILVGADLAAGHHDSLFDFDEQALSKAIRFLSTAAAELLSPGNVEQNK; this is encoded by the coding sequence ATGGATTTAGTTGCAAAAATTAAAGAATTGACAAAAAATTTAGAACAAACAGCCATCGCTAGGCGTCGCGATTTTCACCGTTACGCCGAAACAGGCTGGACAGAATTTCGGACAGCCTCGCTTGTAGCTGATGAATTAAACCGGCTTGGCTATCAGGTTGCAAGTGGTGATGAAGTAATTGATGGCGCTCAAATGATGGGTGTACCAAGTGCCGCTGATTTGGAATTACATAAAAAGCGTGCCCTGGAACAGGGAGGAAAAGCGGCCTGGATTGCCAAAATGGAAGGCGGCAAAACAGGAATCGTTGGCATTTTGCAATTTGCCAACCCAGGTCCCACGGTAGCTCTGCGGTTTGATTTGGATGCAAATGACGTCTCAGAGTCAACAGCCAAGGAGCACCGGCCGAATCAGGCACAGTTTGCCTCTGTCAACAACGGCGCGATGCATGCCTGCGGTCATGACGGACATATGGCCGTTGGGCTGGCAGTGGCCTGCATCCTGTCGCAATTGAAAGAGAATCTAAGCGGCAGAATAAAGCTGATCTTTCAGCCGGCCGAGGAAGGAGTACGCGGCGCTAAGGCCATGGTGGCAAAAGGCATCGTGGATGATGTCGATTATTTATTGGGCATGCATTTCGGTCTTCAGCTGCGTAAAACGGGACAAGCGGCCTGCAACGTAACCGGGTTTCTGGCTACAAGCAAATATGACGCCATGTTTACGGGACTTCCGGCCCATGCCGGCGCAGCGCCGGAAGCGGGACGCAATGCGTTGCTGGCAGCGGCGGCAGCGGCTCTCAATCTGCATGCCATACCGAGGCACAGCGAGGGAATTTCCCGCATTAATGTAGGAATCATGCAAGCCGGTACCGGACGCAATGTCATTGCCCCCAATGCGGTGATTAAACTGGAAACACGGGGCGCAACGAGCAGGATCAACCAGTTTATGGCCGACGAAGCCTCACGAATTATTCACAGCGCTGCTGCCATGTACGGGGTGGATGTTGCGACCAAAGAAGTGGGCGGAGCCGCCGGCTGCAACAGTTCGTCAGCCTTGGCTGAAAAACTGGTTAAACTAGCGAAAGAGGCAACTATCTTCGATGAAATCGTACCAGAATGTCATTTTGGCGCCAGCGAAGACTGCTCTTATTTCATGGAAAGAGTCCAGGAGCATGGCGGACAAGCCGCTTATATACTAGTCGGTGCGGACTTGGCAGCAGGTCATCATGATTCCTTGTTCGATTTCGACGAACAGGCGTTAAGCAAGGCGATCCGCTTTTTAAGTACTGCAGCGGCCGAGCTTTTATCGCCCGGCAACGTAGAACAGAACAAATAA